Proteins co-encoded in one Amia ocellicauda isolate fAmiCal2 chromosome 11, fAmiCal2.hap1, whole genome shotgun sequence genomic window:
- the oscp1b gene encoding protein OSCP1, producing MSMRTLPLLFINLGGEMLYILDQRLRAQNIPADKAKKVMNDIITTMFNKKFMEELFKPQELYSKKALRTVFDRLAHASIMRLNQASMDKLYDLMTMAFKYQVLLCPRPKDILLVSFNHMDAIKDFIRDSPSILNQVDETFRQLIEMYSCLPAGEFQLIRQTLLVFFQDMHIRVSIFLKDKVQNSNGRFVLPTSGPVPCGTEVPGCIRMFNSNGEEIKRSVFHSGGNYTSPLREGSFDLFGDRVIKLGTNMYSVSRPVETHMSGSSKSSASHTKENAAPNPLAKEELNLLARLMGGLDVKKSSSDAGFRVNLFATDEEEEEAFMSRPAELSYQVINIQATTDQQANAELARIMGEFTEEARSPQSPGSKGDDLLALMDGL from the exons TTATGAATGACATCATCACTACGATGTTTAATAAGAAATTCATGGAGGAGCTGTTTAAACCTCAGGAGCTCTACTCCAAGAAAGCCCTCCGGACGGTGTTTGACCGACTCGCTCACGCCTCCATCATGAGACTGAACCAGGCCAGCATGGACAAG CTGTATGATCTCATGACCATGGCTTTTAAATACCAAGTGCTGCTTTGCCCCCGGCCCAAAGACATCCTCCTGGTCTCATTCAATCACATGGATGCCATCAAGGACTTCATAAGAGATTCCCCAAGCATCCTCAACCAGGTGGACGAGACTTTCCGTCAGCTCATCGAG ATGTACAGCTGTCTGCCAGCCGGAGAATTTCAATTGATCAGACAAACGCTACTCGTCTTCTTCCAGGACATGCACATCCGG GTGTCGATCTTCCTGAAGGACAAGGTGCAGAACTCTAACGGGCGCTTTGTGCTGCCCACCTCCGGGCCGGTTCCCTGCGGAACCGAAGTCCCAGGATGCATCAG GATGTTTAATAGCAATGGGGAGGAAATAAAACGGTCTGTGTTCCACAGCGGTGGCAACTACACGAGCCCCCTGAGGGAAGGATCCTTCGACCTTTTTGGAGACAGAGTGATCAAACTCGGCACCAACAT GTACAGCGTCAGCCGCCCTGTAGAGACACACATGTCAGGGTCGTCCAAAAGCTCAGCGTCACACACCAAG GAGAACGCGGCTCCCAACCCCCTGGCCAAGGAGGAGCTCAACCTGCTGGCCAGACTAATGGGGGGTCTGGACGTGAAGAAGTCCAGCTCCGACGCCGGGTTCAGAGTCAATCTGTTCGCCACcgacgaggaggagga ggAAGCTTTCATGTCAAGACCTGCAGAGCTTTCTTATCAAGTTATAAACATACAAGCAACAACG GACCAGCAGGCCAACGCAGAGCTGGCACGCATCATGGGCGAGTTCACGGAGGAGGCTAGGTCGCCCCAGAGCCCGGGCAGCAAGGGGGACGACCTGCTGGCGCTGATGGACGGCCTGTGA